A window of bacterium genomic DNA:
CTCGACAAGATCCGTCCGGCCCTGCAGGCCGACGGCGGCGACGTCGAGTTCATCGATTACAACGACGGGATCGTCACGGTCAGGATGCAGGGCGCGTGCGGAAGCTGCCCCATGTCCCTGATGACGCTGAAGCACGGCATCGAGGCGCGTCTCAAGGAAGAGATACCCGAGATCAAGTCTGTCGAACCCCTATAGGGGCTGCCGGCCCCACTCGTCACCGGACCCGCTGCAGGCTCTGCGGCGGGTCTTCTTATCCGTCCGGTCCCGGCTCTGCCTTGAAATCCGGTCCCGGTCCCGTTGGCAGGGGATACGCCTCGATGCCCTCGGCCAGGATCGGCGCACCGGTACGCGAGCGCAGCAGGTTCCGCCAGTAGATCAGCCGGGCGTCGTCGTCGGCGGCGAACATCTCCACCCGCGTCACACCGACCGCGGCGAGCTTCGCGAACAGATCGTCGGGATCCGCCGCTCCCTGCTCGCAGGCCGCCAGAGCGTGCCGCAGATCACGCGTCCACGGCGGCACCCAGCCCGAGACGCCGCCCGTGACCGGTCGGCCCGTCGCGAGGGCCCGCCAAAGCCAGCGCGCCTCGCGCAGGTCCTCGCCGTACACGTCGGGCGGCGCCGGCAAGGTCAGGACGGCCTCCGAGGAGAGCCGGCGCGGCCGGGCGCGGGTCTGATCCGGCAGGGCTACCACTGGCACGGCGACGGGCGCGGACTCCAGCAACAGGAGGATCAAGGCGGCGGCGGGCAGGACCCGGGCGCGCAGACCGGACAGACCCGCAAGATACGCCCAGCCGGCGGCCGCCCACCAGGCCACCGCCAGCGTGAAGAGGAAGGAAAAGCGCCAGACGGTGCGAAAAGCCCGCGCCGGAGGCAGGTTCTGCTGCAACCAGCCCATGGGCAGGATCACGCGGCGGCCGGTGCCCGGGATGCCGACGGAATCCCCGAAAGCCAGGACCAGACCGGCCACACCCGCGGTCAGCAACAAGTAGCCCCATTCTCGACGTCGCGCCGTCAGGCCGGACCTGGCCGCGAAACCCACGGTGGCCAGCAGCAGCGCCATCCAGCCGGGGTTCAGCACTTGGCGGGCGACACCCAGATGGCGCTTCGCCGGGTCCTCGCCCCGCCCCACCAAGTCGGCGGGCCCAGCGCGATAGGCGCCCGTGTTGAGCAGGTGCTGCGCATCGGCGCTGTACCACATCACCTCGCCGGGGTGACGGGTGAAATCCACCTCCCGAGCGGCGGTCTCCAGGTGGGGCGTGGCCAGGATCCACACGCCGGCCGCCGCCACCACCAGCGGCAGGACAGCCGCCCTGGCCGCCGGGCGCCGGGCCAGGGTCCGGTGATGGCGCAATACCCATCCCGCCAGCACGATCCCGGCCGCCAACAATGCATAGGCGAAACCGTACCAGCCCATGGCCGCCTGGGCGATGAGAGCCGCGGACATCAGCCACCAGTACCTGGCCGTCGCCGTACCGCGCTCCCATCCGGTCAGCGCGCAGATCAGCGCCGCCAGGACGGCCGGCACGCCCGGCGGCGGCAACTGGTTGAGATGTCCCAGCTGCGCCAGGGTGTATGGCGAGCCGATCAACAGCATGGCTGCCACGCCTCCCGACCGGGCGTCGCCGCCGGAGGCCTGCCAGAGGGCGGCGGTCGCCGCGCAGGACAGAACCAGCGCGATCAGGAAGGCGGCGTTGTAGAGCGCGGCGGAAGACATGCCCAGCCCGTGGAGGGGCTCGACGAGGATCGCCTGGGCCGTCAGCGGATCCATGAAAGCGATGGCGTTTCCGGCGGGATGGAAGATGGGCAGGTGGCGCCAGATCTCGGGATGCCAGACGTGCCGGGCGCTCCATTCGAGCAGACTCGCCTGGAACACGGCGTCGAGGCCGCCGAAAGGCCCGAGCACGGCTTCTCCCCAGACGCCAAATACTGGGCGCAGACAGATGACAAGGAAAAGCCCGCTGGCGAACCAGGTCCAGGGCAAGCGTCCCCTCGCGCCCATCAATAACCCAGGCTCTGCAGCTGGCGGCGCAGATCGGCCGAAAGCCCGACAGAATCGACCCCGGCGGCAGACATGAGTGCGGATCGCGCATCCCACGCTGACAGGCGCGCGTGGGCTGCCGTCAAGATCGCAGCGGCGGCGGCGGGATCGTCGGCGAGCGGGTGCCGGGCTCCCGGATCCGCGCCCAGGTCGTACCAGGCGGAGCCGACGCCTCCCTCTCCCACCACACCCAGATAGGGCCAGGCTCGACAGGCGAGCTGCGGTTCACCGTAGAGCATGTTCTCCATGATCGCCGGCGCGTCGCCTTCAGCTTTGCCCTGCCGGGCTGCATCGGTGTCCACGTACAGCAGATCATCGGCGCCTTCCAGGCCGGCCGGTGGCGTCCAGGACAGGAAACGGCATACAGACGGCACGAGATCCAGCGCATCGTGGTCGGCGGCGCACGTGCTCCCGCCGTCCCTCGCGCCGGGCTGGCGGATCAGCAGGGGGACGCCGGTCACTTCCGGCATCAACGAATGCCCGTGCTCGAAGCCGCCGTGCTCGAAGAACTCCTCCCCGTGATCCGAGGTGACGATCACCAACGCGGAATCCCAGATCCCGAGCTCGCGCAGGGTCGCCCACAGTTTCGACAGACAGGCGTCGGTGTACTGGACCTCGCGCCGGTAGAGCGCCCACAACCCGGCACGCACCTCCGCAGACACCCCGGGCAGCGAATCGCGGACACCCGGAAGATGGGCGGCCGGGAAAACGCCGTCCGTGAACAGGGGATCATCCGGGATCTCCGTGCGCGCCGGCTGCACGCCGCGGCCCGGCGCCGCCGCGGGCGCATTCGCTGGCAGGGAATGCCAACGGTACGGGAGGTGCGGATCCATGAGGTGAAGCCACAGGAACAGGGGGGCATCGTCCCGGCGCTGCTTCAGCCAGCGGGCGGCCTTGCCGACGATCACGGCGGCGTCGTCGAGATCGAGTCGCGTGTCGGCAAGGTAGGAGAGCTCCCTGGCCAGCACCGAGCGCGCGGCGGGCAGGAGGGGCTCCAGGACGAGGGCGTGCTCGAATTCGCCGAAGCCACGGTCGAAGCCGTAAGCAGGCATGAGATAGGGATTGGCGGTGAAGGCCGCCGTGCTGTATCCCGCCTCGCTGGCGAGTTGTGAGAGCGTGCGCACGCCGGTAGGCACCCCCGCGTACTTGGCGACCCCCAACTCTCGCGGGGCGCGCCCGGTCATCAGCGTGGCCATCGCCGGCAGGGTCCAGCAGCTGGACGACCAGTAATTGGTGTAGAGGATGCCCTCCGCGGCGATGGCGTCCAGGCCGGGGGTCGGCGGCGCGTCGGGCGAGACGGCCGACAGGACGTCGCGCCTCAGGGTGTCGATGGTCACCAGGATCAAGTGGGGCCGGTCGCTGTCGGCGATGCCGGCGGCCGCGGCACCCGCGCCGACGAGGCGGGCGTCTCTGCCCTCCTCGCGCCAGTTGGGCCAGAGGCTGGTGAAGACCGCCATGAAGACCACAGCCAGGAACATGTTGCGCCAGGGGTTCAGCGCCTGTCGCGAGGCCATCGTCAGGATGGGTTTGGCGAGCAGTACGGAAGCGACGATCATCAATACCATCTGGACGACCAGAGCCGCGCCATGCTCGTGGTCCGACCACCAGTCCGGCACCACGTGCTCGCGGAGGACGTAACCGGAGTAGAAGAAGATGAAGAGCCCGAGCGCCGTGGCCACCGACAGGGCGTAGGCGTGGCGCCGGGGATGTCGCCTGTGTCGGACGAGCAAGTAGAACGGCACGAAGAGCACCGCGGCGACGAGCATGGCCACCCAGCCGTAGAGAGCCACCGTGGGGGCGACCGATCTGACGAAGCCTGGACCGCCTTCGGCCATGAGGTCGAACCGCAGCCACTGGCTCAAGCCTTCGACCATGCCGAGCAGACCGGCCATGACGAACGCCCAGGAGGCCGTCGCCAGCAATCCGCGGATCCAGCGCCACAGTTCGTGCAACATGAACCGGTCATTCCCCTCTATGACGATCGAGCCTCGCCGCCGCCTCACAGTTTCCGGTCAAAAGGGCGGACGGTCAAGCTGCGCTTGCGGCAGCGTGGCGCCGTGGTATCTTCCCGTCTACGATCCGGCACCTCACGCGCAGGAGAGGACATGCAGACATTCAACGGTATCGACTACTACCGCTTCGAGGAGGGTTTCAACGACGAGGAGCGCGCGGTGCGCGACACCGTGCGCGAATTCGTTTCGCGCCGCTTCCTGCCTTTGGTGCGCAGGCATCACGAAGCCGGGACGTTCCCCATGGAGCTGGTGCCGGAGATGGCCGAGATGGGTCTGCTCGGGCCTTCGATCCACGGCCCGGGCTGCCTGGGCCTTTCGGCGACCATCTACGGCATCATCTGCCAGGAGCTCGAGCGGGGGGACAGCGGACTGCGCAGCTTCGCCTCTGTGCAGGGCAGCCTCGTGATGTGGCCCATCGCCACCTACGGCAGCGCGGCGCAGAAGAGCAGGTGGTTACCGGAACTGGCCGCCGGCCGCGCCGTCGGCTGTTTCGGCCTGACCGAGGCCGGTCACGGCAGCGATCCCGGCGGCATGGAGACCACGGCCACCCCGGACGGGGACGGCTGGATCCTCAACGGCGCCAAGATGTGGATCACCAACGCGAACCTCGCCGACCTCGCCGTCGTCTGGGCCCGCGGTCCCGACGGCGTGCTCGGTTTCCTGGTCGAGCGCGACTCCGCCGGCTTCCACGCGGCACCGGTCCGCGGCAAGTTCTCCCTGCGCGCCAGCGACACCGGCGAACTGGCCTTCGACGAGGTGCGCCTGCCGGACGCCTCCCGCCTGCCCGACGCGCGCGGGTTGCGAGCCCCCCTCTCCTGCCTCAACCAGGCGCGCTACGGCATCGCCTGGGGCGCCGTGGGGGCGGCGGCCGACTGCTACGAGACGGCGCTGCGCTACGCGCTCGCCCGGGAGCAGTTCTCTCGGCCCCTTGCCTCGTTCCAGCTGGTCCAGCGCAAGCTCGTGCGCATGCTGACGGAGATCACGAAGGCCCAGGCCCTGGTCCATCAGCTGGGCCGTCTGAAGGACCGCGGCATCGACGAGGTACCGCTGGTGTCGCTGGCCAAGCGCAACAACGTGGCCATGGCACTGGACTGCGCCCGCACAGCCCGCGACGTGCTGGGCGCGGCCGGCATCACCGACGAGTTCCCCGTCGGCCGCCACATGACGAACCTGGAATCGGTCAAGACCTACGAAGGGACCCACGACATCCACACCTTGATCGTGGGGGCCGACATCACCGGCCTGTCCGCCTTCCGCTGAAGCGCAAGGCGGCGGATCCCCGCGATCCGCCGCCGCACCGGAAAGACCGAGCGTCCGGGTATCAGAAGGCCATGTGCGCGAAGGTGCGCGAGGCGAGCTCGAAGAGTGTGCCCGGCAGCACGCCGATCAGGATGACCAGCAGCGCCAGCACGCCCGCCGTGAAAGCCGCTTCCCAGCTGGCACCTTCGTGCAGATCGCCTTCCGCCGGCTTGAAGTACATCACCACGACCACGCGCAGGTAGTAGTAGACGGACAGCAGGGAGTTGACCACGCCCCAGACGGCCAGCGGGACCAGGCCCGCCTTCACGACGGCGTCGAAGAGGTAGAACTTGCCCACGAAGCCAGCGGCCGGTGGAATGCCGGCAAGCGAGAAGAGGAACACCGACAGAGTGGCCGCGGCCAGGGGGCGCCGGCGCGAGAGACCGGCGTAGCCTGAGATCGCATCCGCCTCCTCGGCACGGCTGCGGCTCAGGTAGGCGACGATGCCGAAAGCGCCCAGGTTCATCAGGGCGTAGACGACCAGATAGAAGAGCAAGGCGCCGCCGGCTGCGCCGGCCACCTCCACGGTGCGCGTCGCGACCTCGGTACTGCGGCCCGTGTTCAACAGGGCCAGGACGCCCAGCAGCAGATAACCGGCGTGTGCGATGCTGGAGTAGGCCAGCATGCGCTTGATGCCGTCCTGCGACAGCGCCACCACGTTGCCGATGGTCATGGTCAGGACCGCCAGGACCGCCAGCAGGGGGAACCAGACCACCGAGAGGGACGGGAGCAGCAACCAGACGAACCTCAGCAGGGCCGCCATGGCGGCCGCCTTGACGCCGGTCGCCATGTAGCCGGTCATGTACACCGGCGCTCCCTCGTAGACGTCGGGCGTCCACATGTGGAACGGCACCATGGCGATCTTGAAGCCGAAGGCGATCAGGATCAATCCGCTGGAGATCGGCAGCAGGACGCCGCCGGCGCCGGCGGCCAGCGCCGTGCCGATGGCCGCGTATGACGTGCCCCCGGTCTGTCCGTACAGCAGGGCGGAACCCATGAGCAGTACGGCCGAGGCGAAGGCGCCCATGATCAGGTACTTGAAGCCGGCCTCGCTGCTGCGCATCGAGCCGCGGTTGCCGCCCACCAGGATGTAGACCGAGAGGCTCATGGTCTCCAGGGCCAGGAACAGGCTCATCAGGTCGGTGGCGGCCGCCATCAGCATCATGCCCAGGGTGGCGAACAGCACCAGGGGATAGAATTCCGCCCGGAAACGCCCATCACGATCGTAGATGCTGGTGGCGAAGACGACCGTCAGCATGGCGATGGCCACGAACAGCAGATTGAAGAAATGCGTGTACAGATCGCACGCGAGCATGCCGTTCATCAGCGATCCCGTGCGAGCGGGACCCGTGCCCTGGGCCACGGCCGTCCCCAGCAGGACAAGCAGGGAGAGCATGGAGAGGTGGTCCTTGCGTAGGCTCTTGACGAAGGCGTCCACCAGCATCACCAGCAGAGCGCCGCCGGCCAGCACGAGGTAAGGCAGCATCTGCATCAGCTGTCCGCCGAGGTCGGTCTCCGGTGCCAGGCCGTTCATCGCTCACCTCCCGTCCCGACGGTAACGACAGATCCCGGGTCTACGACCGCGCCTCCGGCCGGTGCGACCCCGGCCAACGCCTGCGTCACGGGCTCCAACAGCCGCATGATGGACGGCTCCATGCGCTCCAGCAGGGGCGCCGGCGCGACGCCCAGCAGCACGATGAAGACCATGATCGGAATCAGTACGATCCACTCCCGCAGGTTCAGGTCGGAGAGATGGCGGTTCGCGTCGCGGGCGAGCCTGCCCAGGAAGACGCGCTGGTACATCCACAGCATGTAGATGGCCCCCAGGACCACGCCGGTCGCCGACAGGACCACCAGCAGCTTGGCCTGGGGCAGCAACGCGCTCGAGAAGCTGCCGAAGAGCACCAGGAACTCTCCCGTGAAACCGCAGAGGCCGGGCAGGCCTATGCTGGCCAGGGTCACGAACATGAAAACGGAGGCATAGGCCGGCATGACGTGGGCGAGACCGCCGAACTCGTCGATCTCGCGCGTGTGCCGGCGTTCGTAGATCACGCCGACGAGAAGGAACAGGGCGCCCGTGGACAGGCCGTGCGCCAGCATCTGGTACAAACCGCCGGCCACGCCGGTCGCCGTCAGGCTGAAGAGCCCCAGCACGACGAAACCGAGATGGCTTACGCTGGAGTAGGCAACGAGCTTCTTGACGTCCTTCTGTACCATCGCCACCAGGGCGCCGTAGATGATCCCCACCACCGCCAGTCTCGCCAGCCAGGGCCCGAGCAGCAGAGCCGCCTCAGGGAAGAGCGGGATGGCGAAACGCAGCAGACCGTAGGTGCCCATCTTGAGCAGGATGGCCGCCAGGATCACCGATCCGGCCGTCGGCGCCTCAACGTGCGCGTCCGGCAGCCAGGTATGGAACGGGAAGAGCGGCACCTTGATGGCGAAGGCGAGGGCGAAGGCCGCGAAGAGCCACATCTGCTCGGTGCGACCGAGATCCAGGAGCATGAACTTGTCCAGTTCCATGCTGCCGGCCTGGTAGTAGCAGTAGAGG
This region includes:
- a CDS encoding NADH-quinone oxidoreductase subunit N, which produces MNGLAPETDLGGQLMQMLPYLVLAGGALLVMLVDAFVKSLRKDHLSMLSLLVLLGTAVAQGTGPARTGSLMNGMLACDLYTHFFNLLFVAIAMLTVVFATSIYDRDGRFRAEFYPLVLFATLGMMLMAAATDLMSLFLALETMSLSVYILVGGNRGSMRSSEAGFKYLIMGAFASAVLLMGSALLYGQTGGTSYAAIGTALAAGAGGVLLPISSGLILIAFGFKIAMVPFHMWTPDVYEGAPVYMTGYMATGVKAAAMAALLRFVWLLLPSLSVVWFPLLAVLAVLTMTIGNVVALSQDGIKRMLAYSSIAHAGYLLLGVLALLNTGRSTEVATRTVEVAGAAGGALLFYLVVYALMNLGAFGIVAYLSRSRAEEADAISGYAGLSRRRPLAAATLSVFLFSLAGIPPAAGFVGKFYLFDAVVKAGLVPLAVWGVVNSLLSVYYYLRVVVVMYFKPAEGDLHEGASWEAAFTAGVLALLVILIGVLPGTLFELASRTFAHMAF
- a CDS encoding NifU family protein — its product is MEHKIKEILDKIRPALQADGGDVEFIDYNDGIVTVRMQGACGSCPMSLMTLKHGIEARLKEEIPEIKSVEPL
- a CDS encoding sulfatase, whose product is MLHELWRWIRGLLATASWAFVMAGLLGMVEGLSQWLRFDLMAEGGPGFVRSVAPTVALYGWVAMLVAAVLFVPFYLLVRHRRHPRRHAYALSVATALGLFIFFYSGYVLREHVVPDWWSDHEHGAALVVQMVLMIVASVLLAKPILTMASRQALNPWRNMFLAVVFMAVFTSLWPNWREEGRDARLVGAGAAAAGIADSDRPHLILVTIDTLRRDVLSAVSPDAPPTPGLDAIAAEGILYTNYWSSSCWTLPAMATLMTGRAPRELGVAKYAGVPTGVRTLSQLASEAGYSTAAFTANPYLMPAYGFDRGFGEFEHALVLEPLLPAARSVLARELSYLADTRLDLDDAAVIVGKAARWLKQRRDDAPLFLWLHLMDPHLPYRWHSLPANAPAAAPGRGVQPARTEIPDDPLFTDGVFPAAHLPGVRDSLPGVSAEVRAGLWALYRREVQYTDACLSKLWATLRELGIWDSALVIVTSDHGEEFFEHGGFEHGHSLMPEVTGVPLLIRQPGARDGGSTCAADHDALDLVPSVCRFLSWTPPAGLEGADDLLYVDTDAARQGKAEGDAPAIMENMLYGEPQLACRAWPYLGVVGEGGVGSAWYDLGADPGARHPLADDPAAAAAILTAAHARLSAWDARSALMSAAGVDSVGLSADLRRQLQSLGY
- a CDS encoding acyl-CoA dehydrogenase family protein encodes the protein MQTFNGIDYYRFEEGFNDEERAVRDTVREFVSRRFLPLVRRHHEAGTFPMELVPEMAEMGLLGPSIHGPGCLGLSATIYGIICQELERGDSGLRSFASVQGSLVMWPIATYGSAAQKSRWLPELAAGRAVGCFGLTEAGHGSDPGGMETTATPDGDGWILNGAKMWITNANLADLAVVWARGPDGVLGFLVERDSAGFHAAPVRGKFSLRASDTGELAFDEVRLPDASRLPDARGLRAPLSCLNQARYGIAWGAVGAAADCYETALRYALAREQFSRPLASFQLVQRKLVRMLTEITKAQALVHQLGRLKDRGIDEVPLVSLAKRNNVAMALDCARTARDVLGAAGITDEFPVGRHMTNLESVKTYEGTHDIHTLIVGADITGLSAFR
- a CDS encoding NADH-quinone oxidoreductase subunit M, translated to MLSWVTFLPLAGALLIFLLGRTKAAARSAALAVALIDFVLSLHLYRHFDAGDAGDQFAEKVAWLADGKISYSLGLDGVSLFLVLLTTFLGPLVILSTWNAIQERVREAMGFLLVLQTAMIGTFVARDMLLFYFFWEAMLIPMYFLIGIWGGERRIYAAVKFFIYTMVGSVFMLVAILYCYYQAGSMELDKFMLLDLGRTEQMWLFAAFALAFAIKVPLFPFHTWLPDAHVEAPTAGSVILAAILLKMGTYGLLRFAIPLFPEAALLLGPWLARLAVVGIIYGALVAMVQKDVKKLVAYSSVSHLGFVVLGLFSLTATGVAGGLYQMLAHGLSTGALFLLVGVIYERRHTREIDEFGGLAHVMPAYASVFMFVTLASIGLPGLCGFTGEFLVLFGSFSSALLPQAKLLVVLSATGVVLGAIYMLWMYQRVFLGRLARDANRHLSDLNLREWIVLIPIMVFIVLLGVAPAPLLERMEPSIMRLLEPVTQALAGVAPAGGAVVDPGSVVTVGTGGER